The proteins below come from a single Serratia ficaria genomic window:
- the rpmI gene encoding 50S ribosomal protein L35, with protein MPKIKTVRGAAKRFKKTGSGGFKRKHANLRHILTKKATKRKRHLRPKGMVSKNDLVLVTACLPYA; from the coding sequence ATGCCAAAGATTAAAACTGTACGTGGTGCAGCCAAACGCTTCAAAAAAACCGGCAGCGGTGGTTTTAAGCGTAAACATGCTAACCTGCGTCATATTCTGACCAAAAAAGCAACCAAGCGTAAACGTCACCTGCGTCCGAAAGGCATGGTGTCTAAAAACGATCTGGTCCTGGTTACCGCGTGCCTGCCGTACGCATAA
- the rplT gene encoding 50S ribosomal protein L20 yields MARVKRGVIARARHKKIMKQAKGYYGARSRVYRVAFQAVIKAGQYAYRDRRQRKRQFRQLWIARINAAARQNGLSYSKFINGLKKASIEIDRKILADIAVFDKVAFGALVEKAKAALA; encoded by the coding sequence ATGGCTCGCGTAAAACGTGGTGTAATTGCACGCGCACGTCACAAGAAAATTATGAAGCAGGCGAAAGGCTACTACGGTGCCCGTTCGCGCGTATATCGTGTTGCCTTCCAGGCAGTAATCAAAGCAGGCCAGTATGCTTACCGTGACCGTCGTCAACGTAAGCGTCAGTTCCGTCAGCTGTGGATTGCACGTATCAACGCAGCTGCTCGTCAGAACGGTCTGTCTTACAGCAAATTCATTAACGGCCTGAAAAAAGCCTCTATTGAAATTGACCGTAAGATCCTGGCTGACATCGCAGTCTTCGACAAAGTGGCCTTCGGCGCACTGGTCGAGAAAGCGAAAGCAGCTCTGGCGTAA
- the pheM gene encoding pheST operon leader peptide PheM, whose amino-acid sequence MYAAIFRFFFYFSA is encoded by the coding sequence ATGTACGCTGCTATTTTTCGTTTCTTTTTTTACTTTAGCGCCTGA